One Baekduia alba genomic window, GCGGCGGCGTGGATCGCCGCCCGGATCTGCGCCAGCTCGGTGCCCTTCTCGAGGTAGGCGTGGGCGCCGATCTGCTTCGACGGCGCGGCCATGCGCGCGGCCGACAGGCTCGACAGGCCGATGATCGACGTGCGCGGCGCGCGGCGGCGCATCTTCGGGATCGCCTGCAGGCCGCCCATCCGGGGCATCGACATGTCCAGGAGGACGACGTCGGGCTGGAGCTCGGCGGTCGCCTCGACCCCGGCCTCGCCGTCGGCGGCCTCCCCGACGATCTCGATCGCCGGGTCCTCGGCCAGCGAGATCCGCATCAGCGCGCGGAAGCCCTCCGCGTCATCGCAGAGCAGCACGCGGATGGGGTCGTCGGCGGCAGCCACGTAGTGCACATCATCGGTTGGTGAGCGACGTTCCGCCATCCCCACTTCTGATGATCGGCGGGTAGACGATGGTCCAGGTCGACGTCCGATCGGAGGACCCGGGACCGTCCGGAGCGCTGCCTACTGTGCCGGGCATGCCGCCGCTGATCACCCGCCAAGAAGCCGTCCGCCTCGGCGAGATCGAAGATCACGACGCGATCCTGGCCCTGGTCGAGCGCGCGTGGGCGGCGCGCCAGGAGCAGTTCGGCGACAGCACCGACATGTGCTCGCTGGTCAACGCGAAGTCCGGCGGCTGCGCCGAGGACTGCGGGTTCTGCGCGCAGTCGCGGTTCGCGGAGGCCGAGACGCCGATGCACGCGATGATGGAGCCCGAGCAGATCCTCGAGCACGCCAAGGCCGCCGAGGCGGCCGGCGCGCACCGGTTCTGCATGGTCACCCAAGGCCAGGGGCTGTCCAAGCGCGACTTCGAGAAGGTGCTCGAAGGCGCGCGGCTGGTGGCCGAGAACACGAACTTGAAGCGCTGCGCGTCGGTCGGGCACATGTCCGTCGACCGCGCCAAGTCGCTGAAGGCCGCGGGCATCCAGCGCGTGCACCACAACGTCGAGACCGCGGAGTCCTACTACCCCGAGGTCTCCTCGACGGTCCGCTACGAGGGCCGGCTGCGCACGATCCAGGCGGTCGAGGAGGCGGGGCTGGAGACCTGCGTGGGCGGGATCCTGAACCTCGGCGAGTCGCGTGAGCAGCGCGTCGAGATGGCGTTCGAGCTGTCCAAGATCAACCCCACGTCGGTCCCGATCAACCTGCTGAACCCGCGGCCGGGCACCAAGTTCGGCGACCGCGACTACATGGATCCGTGGGAGGTCGTGAAGTGGATCGCGATCTTCCGGCTGGTGCTGCCGGCGGCGCTGTTCCGGCTGTGCGGCGGCCGCGTCGAGAACCTCGGCGAGCTGCAGCCGCTGGCCGTCAAGGCCGGGCTCAACGGCGTGATGATGGGCAACTTCCTGACGACGCTGAACGCCGATCCCGCCGACGACCGCGCGATGTTCACCGACCTCGGGCTGAACATCAACCGCTACGCCGACAACGGCGCCAACCCGCGGCCGGACAACCGCTCGGGCTGGCTGGACGGCGAGACGTCGAACGTCGTCGAGGACTACCTCGACAACGCGGGCCAGGCCGAGGCGGCCGGGATCAAGATCACGACGTGGGATCCGGCGGCGCAGCTGCGCTACGCCAAGAAGAACAAGGTGCCGCCACGGCCCGACGGGGCGCCGAACCGCTGGCCCGGCGCCGAGGAGGCGGCCGAGCCGGCGCAGCTGTCCGGCATGCCGTTCGGGCACTGAGCGCGCGCCGACGATCGTGAGCGACATCGAAGCCCGCCTGGAGGATTTGCGGGAGTCCGGCCTCTACCGGCGGATGCGCCACGTGTCCGGGCCGCAGGGCTCGCGCGTGGTGCTGGACGGCCGGCCCGTGCTCCTGCTGTGCTCCAACAACTACCTGGGGCTCGCGGATCACCCGCGCGTCCGTGAGGCCGCGGCCGACGCGGCGATGCGCTGGGGCGCGGGCGCCGGCGCGTCGCGGCTGGTGTCCGGGACGATGACCGTGCACCGCCGGCTGGAGGAGGCGCTGGCGGCGTTCAAGGGGACCGAGTCGGCGGTGCTGTTCGGCTCCGGCTACCTGGCGAACCTCGGCGTGGTCAGCAGCGTCGCGAAGCTCGCCGGCGACGGCGCCGTGGTGTTCAGCGACGAGCTCAACCACGCGTCGCTCATCGACGGCTGCCGCCTGGCGCGCGCCGACACGTTCGTCTACGACCACTGCGACGTCGAGCACCTGGCCTGGGGCCTGAAGCAGCACCGCGGCCGGCCGGGGCTGATCGTCACCGACTCGGTGTTCTCGATGGACGGCGACGTCGCGCCGCTCGAGGAGCTCGTCGAGCTCGCGCGCCGCCACGGGCTGCGCACGGTGGTCGACGAGGCACACGGCACCGGCTGCCTCGGACCCGGCGGGCGCGGCGCGGTCGCCGAGGCGGGGCTGGACGGCGAGGTCGACGTCGTCGTCGGCACGATGGGCAAGGCCCTCGGGGCCTACGGCGCGTTCGCGGCGTGCAGCACGGCGATGCGCGACTACCTGACGAACACCGCGCGGTCGCTGATCTTCTCCACGGCGCTGCCGCCGCCGGCGGTGGCCGGCGCGCTGGCCGCGCTGGACGTGCTGCAGGAGCACCCCGAGATGGTGGACAAGCTCCAGGCCAACGCCGGGATCATGCGCGACGAGCTGGCGCGCGAGGGCTTCGAGGTCGCCGGCTCCTCGACGCAGATCGTGCCGCTGGTCGTCGGCGATCCCGCGCTGGCGATGACGGTCTGCGAGAAGGCGATCGAGGCCGGGGTCTTCGCGCAGGCGATCCGCCCGCCGACCGTCCCGGCCGGCACGTCGCGACTGCGCCTGGCGCTGATGGCGACCCACACGCGCGACGAGCTGCGCGCGGCGGCCCGGACGCTGGGCCGCGCCGCGCTCCAGGCAGGCTTCCGCCCCGGCGCCGGCGTCCCGCTGGCCGCCGCGCAGCCCGCCGGCCACCCGGACGAGCGCCTCTCCGCGCCGCTGGCGACGCCGGGCGAGGACGCGACCGCGGCGGCGGCGTAGCGTCGGTCGGCGTGCGCGGGCTGTTCGTCACCGGGACCGACACGGAGATCGGCAAGACGGTCGTCGCGGCGGCGCTGACCGCGGCGCTCGCGGCCGACGGCGTGCCCGTCGGCGCGTTCAAGCCGGTCGTCACCGGGACCGACGAGGAGCCCGCCGACGGCAAGCCGCGCGACCACGACCTGCTCGCCGCCTGCGCGGGCATGGAGCCGCACGCGGTCGCGCCCTACACCTTCGGCCCCGCCGTCTCGCCGCATCTGGCCGCCGAGCTGGACGAGGTCGCGATCGACCCCACCACCTTGGTCGAGACCGCGCGGCGCACCGCGGCCGGGCGGACGCTGATCGCCGAAGGCGTCGGCGGCCTGCTGGTCCCGCTGACGCTCGACGGCTACCTCATCCGCGACCTCGCGGTCGCGCTGGACCTGCCCGTGGTCGTCGTCGCCCGACCCGGGCTGGGCACGATCAACCACACGTTGTCGACCCTGGAAGCCGCGCGCGCGGTGGGCCTGCACGTCGCCGGCGTCGTCGTCACGCCATGGCCGGAGGAGCCGACGCCGATGCAGCGCTCCAACGTCAACACGATCGCGGTGCTGGGCGACGTCGACGTCGCGACGCTCGCCCCGCTGCCCGGCTTCGCCGTCGCCCAACTGGCTCGCGCGGGCGCGACCCTCCCCTACGATCTCTGGCTGGGATGAGCCATCGGAGCGACGGCATCACGCTCGACCACGTCGTCATCGCCGTGTCGGACTGGGCCCGCTCCAACGCGTTCTACCGCGACGTCTGCGGCGCCGACCTCGTCGAGCTGACCGAGCCGCCGCCGACCCGCTGGCGCTACCGCTTCGGCGACATCAACTTCAACGTCCACGGCCCGGGCATGGCACCCGACCCCGTCGCGCGCATCCCGGCACAGCCCGGCATGGCCGACCTCTGCCTCGTCTGGCCCGGCACCGCCGAGCAGGCGATCCAGCACCTCCAGGAGCACGGCATCGCGGTCGAACAGGGCCCCGTGCCGCGCAACGGCGCGGGCGGCCCAGGGTTCTCGGTGTACTTCCGGGACCCGGACGGCAGCCTCCTGGAGTTCATCTCCTACGCCGAGCAGCCGTAGCGCGGCGCGCGGGCCACCGACCCCTACAACTCGTCCAGGATCCCCGCCATGCGGTGCATCACGTCGGCGGCGACCGCCAGGTGCTCGTCCGACACGTCGGCCAGCGCCTCCCGCCAGCGGGTGCGCCATTCGGCGCGCCTGTGCTCGAGGAGCTCGCGCCCCTCGCCGGTCAGCGACACGACGACGACGCGGCGGTCGCTCTCCGATCGGCGCCGCTCGACGATCCCGTCGCGCTCCAGGTGGTCCAGCATGGTCGAGACCGAGGCCGGTGACAGCTCGGCCGCCTTGGCCAGCTCGCCCGCCGTGGCCTCGCCCTTGACGTCGATGGTGAAGAGCGCCCGGATCTGGCCGTGGGTCAGCTCGCCCGGACCGCACTTCTGGTCGCGGGCGCGCAGCCGGCGCTCGGCGCCCAGCATCTCGACGAACGCCAGGCGGACGGCCTCGCTGGCCGCGGTGGTCGAGGCGGCCGACATCTACGCCGCCGCCTCCAGCTCGAGCTCGGCGGCCGGGCCGACCGCCGGCTCGTGGCCGACGACGCGCGCCGCGCGCTCGACGAGCGCCAGCAGCGCTGTCGGCAGCAGCGCGAACGCGGTCACGCCGAGCACCCAGACGTAGGTGTCGCCGAAGGCGCCGGCGGCCGCGTCGACCGACGGGTGACTACCCGCGGCGGTGGCCGCGGCCGACAGGTGGTTGGACAGCACGACCGACAGGATGGCGGTGCCGACGGACCCACCGACGCGCTGCAGCACGTTGAGCTGCGGCGTCGCGTGGTTGATCTGGTCGGGCCGCAGGACCGCGAACGCGGCGGTCATCGACGGCATCATCGACATGCCGATGCCGAAGCCGCGGAAGACCATCGCGGCGCCGATCAGCCAGTACGACGTCCCACCCGAGATCAGCACGAACGGCACGGTCGCGACGACGGTCACCATCCCGCCCATCAGCGCGGTCAGCCCGCCTCCCCAGCGCTCGGTGGCCACGGCGCTCAGGCGCATCGCGATCGCCGCGCCGATGCCTTGCGGCATCAGCAGCAGGCCGGTCGTCACGGCGTCCTCGCCGCGGACGGTCTGGAAGTACAGCGGCATCAGGATCATCGCGCCGAACAGCGCGGCGCCGAGGCAGAACGTCGTCAGCGACGCTGCCGCGAAGGCCTTGTCCTTGTACAGGCGCATGTCCAGCAGCGGCGCCGGGATGCGCAGCGCCCGCAGCACGAACGCCACGATCAGCGCCACGCCGGCCAGCGCGGGGACCAGCACGGAGGCGTCGGTCAGCGAGCCGGCGCTGCCGCTCTCGGCCAGCCCGTAGGTCACGCCGACCAGGCCAGTCGCGACGAGCACCAGGCCGATGAGGTCCAGCGAGCCGGCCTCCTCAGGCTGGTCGCGCGGCAGCAGGCGCAGCGCGGTGACCAGCGCGATCGCGCCGATCGGGACGTTGACCAGGAAGATCCACTGCCACCCGGCGTGCTCGAGCAGCAGGCCGCCGATCGTCGGGCCGAAGACCGGCGCGAGGATGATCGGGACGCCGATCGCGGCCATGACGCGCGGGAGGTTGCGCGGCCCGGCGGCCTTGACGAGGATCATCTGGCCGATCGGCATCAGCATGCCGCCGCCGACGCCCTGGATGACGCGGAACGCGACGAGCGAGCCCGTCGACCACGCCAGGCCGCACAGCGCCGAGCCGAGGGTGAAGGCGACCAGGGCCACCAGGTACAGGCGACGCGACCCGAAGCGACGCGCGGCCCAGCCGGTGACGGGGATCACGGCGGCGAGGGCGAGCAGGTAGCCGGTCACGACCCACTGGATCGAGTCCAGCGAGCTGTGCAGGTCGATCGAGAGGTCGTCAAGCGCGACGTTGACGATCGTCGTGTCGAGGACCGACATGATCGCGCCGAGGATGACCACGATGGCGATCCGCCAGACGTGGGGCTCGATGCGCGGGGAGATGGGGAGCGACGAGGAAGAGAAGTTCATTTGGCACCTAAAAGTTAGTTGCCAAATGTTTCGGCGTCAAGATGCTCTGGCTTGAGTCACGCGTCCGGCGATGGACGCCGGCGCCCGCGCGTTGGACGCCACGCCGACGACCACGACGAGCGCCGCGACCTGCGCGATCGCCGCGACCTCGGTCCCCAGCGGGATCGTCGCCAGCGCGACGATCGCCCCCACCCCGCGCGCCGGCCCGGTCCCGATCCGCAGCACGCGGCGGAACCAGACGTCGCCCGCGAGGAACAGCGCCACGCCGCCGGCGAGGACCAGCGCTTGGGCGCCCGCCAGCGCGTCGTAGCCGTGGCCCGTCGCCTTCTTCAGCCCGACCGCGACGCACACGATCCCCAGCAGCAGCGCCAGGTGGGCGAAGCCGTAGCCGTCCAGCGCGGCGATCGCGCGCCGGCGCACGGGCATCGCGCTCAGCGCCTGCTCGGCCCGCGCGTCGTCGCCGCCGAAGTACGTCCACCACAGCGTCGCGCTGAGCAACAGCCCGAGCACGGCGACGACGATCAGCTCCGCGTCGACGGCCAGGTCCGCCGCGCCGATGCCGATCGCGACGACCGACTCTCCGATCGCGACGATGACGACCAGCCCGTGGCGGTCGACGAAGTGCGCCGGCGCGACCGCGAAGTCCTGGTTGCCGATGAGCTTGGGCAGCGTCCACAGCGCGATCAGGCCCACCGTCCACAGCCACACCTGCGCGTGGCCGCCCAGCGCGCCGCCGACCAGCACGACCGCCGCGTTGCCGAGGTTGCCGGGCGCCAGTCGCAGGATCGCCTGCGGTGCCAGGCCCGGCGCGCTGTGGACGAACAGGAACGTATGGACCCCGGCGACGACCAGGTAGCCGACGCCGAACGCCAGGCCGGCGCCGTCGAACGCGTGCGGGACCGCGAGCGCGATCACGAAGTACCCGCACATGCCGGCGAGCAGAAGCCCGCGGTTGACGGGGTCGTTCAAGTCGATGGCGTTGGTCAGCCACGCGTAGCCGCCGTACATGAACCAGATGAACCCCAACATGAGCGCGACGTGCAGCAGGCCGTCCCACGTGAGGTCGTGGGCCAGGACCGCGCTCAGCTGCGTGACGGTGAAGACGAAGACGAGGTCGAAGAACAGCTCGAGCGTCGTGACGCGCGGCGCGGGCGGCGCGGGCGGCGCGGGCGGCGCGGGCGCTCACCGCTCGCCGTCCGCGGCGACCTGCACGATCGAGGCGTCGATCAGCCACTCGACCGGCGCGACGTCGTCGGTGTAGACGCGCCCGCCGCCCAGCCCGGGCGCGGTCCGGCGCGCGGCGTCGCCGGCGATGCCGCGCAGCGCGGGCGGGATCACGCCGCCGCGCACCGCCGCGTCGATGTTGGCGCCGCTCACCGGGACGTCGGCCGCGACCAGCTGCGTGTTGACGTCCTCGCTGGGATCGCGCGCCACGTGACCGAACACGGAGCGCATGGTGGCCGACAGCACCTGCTCGAGGCGCCGCGAGCCCTCCGGGTGGCCGACGTTGACGATGACCTGGCCGCCGGGGTTGAGGCGCCGCTTCGCCAGCGCGAAGAACTCCTCGGTGGCGAGGTAGAACGGGATGTAGGGCTGGCGGTAGGCATCGACGTAGATGACGTCGAAGCGCCGCGACGTCGACCGCAGCCACGGTCGCGCGTCGGCGGCGTGGGTGTGGAGGTTGGGCGCGTGGAGGTCGAACAGCTCGCGCCCGACCTCGGTCAGCTTGGGGTCGATCTCCACCGCGTCGATCCGCGTCGCCGGGAAGAAGTGCCCGTAGGCGCGGGCGACGGTCCCGGCCGCGCTGCCCAGGATCGCGATCGACCGCGGCGGCGCGGCGGGGCGCGCGGCGAACGGCAGGACCAGCGGCTGGTCCCAGTAGTTGCCGGTCAGGTACGCACCGGGCGTGTAGGTCGAGTGGACGGCCAGGCCCTCGTTGAGCTCGAGCTGGCGTTCGCCGTCGGGACGCTCGACGACGCGCGCGTACTGGTAGTCGGTCTCCCCCTCCCAGATCACGCGGCCGTCGGTCGTGGCCTTCACGGTCCCGGTCGGCAGCGCGATCAGCAGTGCGATGGCCACGGGGATCGCCGTCGCGAGCGCCGGCATGCGCTTGCGCAGCCCGAGCGCGGCGGCGAGGCCGAGCGCGAGCGCGAAGGCCAGGAACGTGCGGCGCGTGCCGACGAACGGGATCAGGACGAGCGCGCTGAGGAAGACGCCGGCCAGCGAGCCCAGCGTCGAGATCGCGTAGAGGCGGCCGGCGACGCGGCCGGCCTCGTCGAGCGTGCCGACGCTCAGGCGGACCGCGTAGGGCGCCACGCAGCCGAGGACGAGGACCGGCGCGGCGATCAGGACCAGGACGGCGACGAGCGAGCCGACGAACGCGCCGGCCTGGACGGAGTCCAGCGCGTCCACGCTGACGCGCAGGAACGGGCCCGCGACGAACGGGACGGCGGCCATCAGCCCGGCCGCGACGAGGACGAGGCGGCAGAGGCCGGCGAACGTCGGGTCGCGATCGGCGAGCCGGCCGCCGACGTAGTAGCCGCCGCTCAGCGCCACGAGGACGGTCGCGATCGTGTTGGCCCACACGATCGTCGACGCCCCGAACCAGGGCGCCAGCAGCCGCGCGGCGGCGATCTCTGCTCCCAGCGACGCCGCGCCCACGACGGCGGCGACGAGGGCGACGGAACGACGTTCCTGCACGGCGTCAGGGTACGCGGTGGCGTCCGTCGCGGGGCATACGGTTCGGGCCATGACGACCGCCGAGCTCCGTGCCGCCGACCGCGACGTCCTGTGGCACCCGTTCACCCAGCAGCAGGGCTGGAGCGCGGAGGACGCGCCGATCATCGAGCGCGGCGAGGGCTGCACGCTCTGGGACACCGACGGCGTGGCGTACCTCGACGGGGTCTCGTCGCTGTGGTGCACGGTGCACGGCCACCGGCACCCGGCGATCGACGCGGCGGTCAAGGCGCAGGTCGACCGCGTCGCGCACTCGACCATGTTGGGGCTGTCGCATCCGGGCGCGATCGAGCTCGCGTCGCGGCTCCTGGCGGTCGCCCCGCGCGGGGACCGCGAGCTGACGCGCGTCTTCTACTCCGACAACGGCTCGACCGCCAACGAGATCGCGCTGAAGATGGCGTTCCAGTGGTGGAAGATCCGCGGCGAGGAGCAGCGGACCAAGTTCGTGTACTTGGACATGAGCTACCACGGGGACACGATCGGCAGCGTGTCGGTCGGCGGCATCGACCTGTTCCACTCGATGTTCCGGCCGATGCTGTTCGACGGGATCCGGGTCAGCCCCGGCGACGTCGATGGGCTGGAGCGCGTGCTCCGGGAGTCTGGCGACACGGTCGCCGCGTTGATCATGGAGCCGCTGGTCCAGGGCGCCGCGGGCATGATCATGCACCCGGAGGGCTACCTGCGCGCGGTCCGCGAGTTGTGCGACAAGTACGGCGTCCTGATGATCTGCGACGAGGTCGCGACGGGGTTCGGGCGCACCGGCACGATGTTCGCCTGCGAGCAGGAGGGCGTGGTGCCGGACCTGATGAGCGTCGCCAAGGGGCTCACCGGCGGCTACCTGCCGCTGGCCGCGACGCTGGCGACCGAGCGGATCTTCGCGGGCTTCCTCGGGCGCTTCGAGGAGTTCCGCACGTTCTTCCACGGTCACACCTACACGGGCAACCCGCTGGCCTGCGCGGCCGCGATCGCGACGCTCGAGGTGTTCGAGGCCGAGGACACGCTCGGCGCGCTGGCGCCGAAGCTCGAGCTCCTCGAGACGTTGTTGGAGGAGTCGGTCGCGCCGCTGGCCTCGGTGCGCGAGATCCGCCGGCGCGGGTTCATGGTCGGCATCGAGCTGGTGGACTTCCCGGTCGAGGCGCGCATGGGCCACCAGGTGACCCTGGCGGCCCGCGAGCGCGGCGCGATCGTCCGTCCGCTGGGCGACGTCATCGTCCTGATGCCGCCGCTGTCGATCGGCGCCGACGAGCTGCGGCGGCTGGTCGCGATCACCACCGAGGCCATCGCGGCGGCGACGGGCGTCGCGGTTCCGGAATCGGTCTGTACCGCTTGACGGTGGGGAACCTGGCGCATCGAACCGCCATTTTCTCCATGCATTGCTGAGAACTGGGTAGTTTGAGCAGTGTTGGACTTCGGCCCCGCTTCGTTTCGCGAGGAGGGTCGATCTCGCCATGCGCTGCCTCGTTCGCATCCCTGTCGTCTGCCGGGCGCCTCGTCGCGCTTGCGCCGTCGTGATGCTCGTCGCGGTCGCCGCCACGCCGGGGATTGCGCCGGCGGCGACCACGACGACCACCACCGGCGCCGCGCCCGAGGCGCTGTGGAACGCGTATCCGCTGCAGCCGGGCGAGACGACGCCGGAGGTCTCGCTGCCGCCGAGCAGCGCGCGGCCCGCGCCGGCGCGGGTGCGCCCGGGGTCGACGGGCGCCGGCGACGGCGACGACGGCGGCGGGACGCCGCTGGCGCTGACGATCGTGATCGCCGCCCTGGCGCTGGCGATCGGCGCGCTCGTCGGGGTCCGGCTGCGCCGCCGCCGCGCCCAGCCGTCGGCGGCTGCGCCCGAGGCCGCGGCCCCGCGTCCCGCGTTCGCCACCGCGGGGGTCAGCGTCCCCCGTCCCACACCTCCGCGCGCCCGCGCCGACCCCCAGCCTCAGGCGCGGCGCGCGGAGGTCTCACGCCGCGAGCGCCGCGAGCCGGCGCCGCGGCCCGCCGCGCGCCCGGCGGGACCGCCACCGACGCGGGCGCCGGCGACGGCGCGCGCGCCCACTCCGGCACCCGCACCGCCGCGGTCTGCACCCGCGCCCGGCGGCACGGCAGCGCCCGCCATCCCGACGCCCGCCGAGCGCTTCCGGCGCGTCCCGTGGCCGACCGGCACCGAGGCGCTCTGGCGGTGCGAGATCTCCCGCCACTACGGCGTCGTGCGCGGCGACTTCCGCGCCCTGGCCTTCGCGCCGGGCCGCCGCCGGCCGGTCGAGCTCGGCCGCAGCGACACGCACGTCCGGCCGGGCTGGGGCATCGAGGCCGGCGACGAGGAGCTGCTCGCCGAGGTCCGCCGGCTCGTCGACGCCCTGGGCGCGGCCGGGTGGGAGCGGGTCCGGCCCGGCCGCGGCTGGTACGCCGCACGCTTCGTCTGGGCCCAACCCGAGGCCCCGCCGCTCGAGCTTCCCGACCTCGCCGCCACCCGACAGGAGACCGATGACCACTGACGTCACGCGCCGGGGGCTGCTGGCCGCCGGTGCCGGAGCGGTCGCCGGCGGCGCGCTGGTCGCCGCCTGGCCGCCCGAGCTCGCCGACTCGGCGCCGTCCGCGCAGCTCGACCGGCGGGTCCTGGCCTTCGCGCTGCTGCTCGAGGAGATCCAGGCGGGGTTCTACGCCGAGGCGCTGCGCCGCGCGCGCCTGCAGGGCGAGCTGCTCGTCTATGCCCGCACGGTCGGGGCGCAGGAGGCCGCGCACGTCCGGCACCTGCGGGCGGCGCTCGGCGCGCAGGCCGGCGCGGCGCCGCGGCTGGACTTCGGCGACGACACCGCGGACCCGGAGCGCTTCGCGCGCAGCGCGCTGCGCCTCGAGGACCTCGCGGTCAAGGCGTACTTCACCCAGGCCGCGAACCTGACGCCCGCCGCGCTGGCCGCCGCGGCGCGCATCGCCACGGTCGAGTCCCGCCACGCCGCGTGGATCCGCGACCTCGCCGGCCTGGACCCGGCGCCCGACCCGGTCGAGCCGACGCTCTCGGCCGCGACCGTCCGCAAGACGCTGGAGGGCAGCGGCTATGTCCGCTGACCCGCTGACGCTCGGCAACCTGGACCGCGACGGCGCCATCGGCGAGGCGCTCTGCGCGCTCGACCCGGCCGGCGCCGCCGTGACCCGCGGCCAGGCGCTGCGGCTCGCGACGGTCGGCGGCGCCGGGCTGGTCGCCGCGCTCGCCGGTCCGGCGACGGCGCTGGGCGCCGCGTCCGGCGCCGCGGACCGCCGCCAGGATCGCAACATCCTCAACTACGCGTTGACGCTGGAGTACCTCCAGGCCGCGTTCTACTCCGAGGTCGAGCGCCTCGACGCGGTCAAGGGCGCGCTCGGCCACCAGGCCCGCGTCGTCGGCGGGCACGAGCGCGCGCACGTCAAGGCGTTCCGGGAGGTCCTGGGCCGGCACGCGGTCGCGCGGCCGCGCTTCGACTTCGGCGGCGCGACCGAGGACGACGAGCAGTTCCGCAAGACGGCCGTCGCGTTCGAGGACCTCGCGGTCGCCGCGTACTCGGCGCAGGCGCCGCGCGTGCGCTCGCGCCCGTACCTGGCCTCCGCGCTGGCAATCGCCAGCGTCGAGGCGCGCCACGCCGCGTGGATCCGCCGCCTGGCCGGCGTCGTCCCGGCGCCCGACGCGTTCGACGAGCCGCGGTCGCGGCGGGCGACGCTCGCG contains:
- a CDS encoding ferritin-like domain-containing protein; protein product: MTTDVTRRGLLAAGAGAVAGGALVAAWPPELADSAPSAQLDRRVLAFALLLEEIQAGFYAEALRRARLQGELLVYARTVGAQEAAHVRHLRAALGAQAGAAPRLDFGDDTADPERFARSALRLEDLAVKAYFTQAANLTPAALAAAARIATVESRHAAWIRDLAGLDPAPDPVEPTLSAATVRKTLEGSGYVR
- a CDS encoding ferritin-like domain-containing protein; its protein translation is MSADPLTLGNLDRDGAIGEALCALDPAGAAVTRGQALRLATVGGAGLVAALAGPATALGAASGAADRRQDRNILNYALTLEYLQAAFYSEVERLDAVKGALGHQARVVGGHERAHVKAFREVLGRHAVARPRFDFGGATEDDEQFRKTAVAFEDLAVAAYSAQAPRVRSRPYLASALAIASVEARHAAWIRRLAGVVPAPDAFDEPRSRRATLAIVDKTHFVVRTTSRRRPKFTG